A window from Sebastes fasciatus isolate fSebFas1 chromosome 22, fSebFas1.pri, whole genome shotgun sequence encodes these proteins:
- the LOC141760474 gene encoding L-amino-acid oxidase-like isoform X3 has protein sequence MNIMKEKLAAFETKLKAQEGKDGKKTNFQTEMDPQVVTWKLFAVSVLLLALYPSHAAAISLKDNLADCLEDRDYDKLLHIAEFGLPNINTSHHVVIVGAGMAGLTAAKLLQDAGHKVTILEANSRVGGRVETYRNDKEGWYAELGTMRIPSSHQIVRWYAEKLGVKLNEFIMDDPNTFYLVNGVLEKTETVQKDPDILKYNVTESEKGKSADKLLQQALQKVQDEVEANGCKAALEKYDRYSVQDYLKEEGGLSSEAVRMLGDLLNQQSLMYTALSEMVYHQADINDDVKYSEVTGGSDLLPKAFVDVLDELGVPILLNSTVKRISQSDKGVIVSYKKGQQSSLTYLTADIVLVTTTTKAALFMDFDPALPIKKMEALRATHYDSSTKILLTFSERFWEKDGIRGGKSITDGPSRYIYYPSHSFPTNKNIGVLLASYTWSDDSLLFLGASDEDLKELALRDLEKIHNNKTLTSLCTGVVVKKWSMDPYSLGAFALFTPYQHLKYAKELFRSEGRVHFAGEHTAFPHAWMEAALKSAIRAATNINKESARSRHDEL, from the exons ATGAATATCATGAAAGAAAAACTGGCAGCTTTCGAAACCAAGCTGAAGGCACAGGAGGGAAAAG ACGGAAAGAAGACAAACTTCCAAACGGAGATGGATCCACAAGTGGTGACGTGGAAATTGT ttgctgtcagtgtgctgctcCTTGCGCTGTACCCCAGCCATGCTGCTGCGATCAGCCTGAAGGACAATCTGGCCGACTGTCTGGAGGATAGAGACTACGACAAGCTGTTACACATCGCGGAGTTCGGCCTGCCTAACATAAATACATCTCATCATGTTGTTATCGTTGGAGCTGGCATGGCTGGACTGACGGCTGCCAAGCTACTGCAAGACGCCGGACACAAG GTAACCATATTAGAGGCTAATAGTCGTGTTGGAGGACGAGTGGAGACCTACAGGAATGATAAAGAGGGCTGGTATGCTGAACTGGGAACCATGAGGATCCCAAGTTCTCACCA AATCGTCCGCTGGTATGCTGAAAAGCTGGGGGTCAAGCTGAATGAATTCATCATGGATGACCCCAACACCTTTTACTTGGTTAATGGGGTGCTGGAGAAGACGGAGACAGTGCAAAAAGACCCTGACATCCTGAAGTACAACGTGACGGAAAGTGAGAAAGGAAAATCAGCCGACAAGCTGCTACAACAAGCTTTGCAGAAG gtGCAAGATGAAGTGGAGGCCAATGGCTGCAAGGCTGCACTGGAAAAATATGACCGTTACTCTGTGCAG GATTATCTGAAAGAAGAAGGAGGCCTGAGTTCAGAAGCGGTGAGGATGCTCGGAGACCTGCTTAACCAACAGAGCCTCATGTACACAGCGCTGAGTGAGATGGTCTATCACCAGGCTGACATCAATGATGACGTGAA GTACTCTGAAGTGACTGGTGGGTCGGACCTGCTCCCCAAAGCTTTTGTCGATGTCCTCGATGAACTCGGTGTCCCTATTCTCCTCAACTCCACGGTCAAACGTATCAGCCAGTCAGATAAAGGTGTGATCGTATCGTACAAAAAAGGCCAACAGTCTTCTTTGACGTACCTTACCGCTGACATTGTCCTGGTAACAACCACAACCAAAGCAGCCCTTTTCATGGACTTTGATCCAGCTCTCCCCATTAAAAAGATGGAGGCACTGAGGGCTACCCACTACGACAGCTCCACTAAAATCCTCCTCACCTTCAGCGAGAGGTTCTGGGAGAAGGACGGCATCCGAGGAGGAAAAAGCATCACTGACGGGCCCTCTCGTTACATCTACTACCCCAGCCACAGTTTCCCAACTAATAAGAACATCGGCGTCCTCCTGGCTTCCTACACCTGGTCTGACGACTCCCTCCTCTTCTTAGGTGCGAGCGATGAAGACCTGAAAGAGTTAGCTCTGAGAGATTTAGAAAAGATCCACAACAACAAGACCCTCACGTCTCTCTGCACAGGAGTGGTGGTGAAGAAGTGGAGCATGGATCCTTACAGCTTGGGCGCCTTCGCTCTCTTCACACCGTACCAGCATTTAAAGTATGCTAAAGAGCTCTTCAGAAGTGAAGGCCGGGTTCACTTTGCTGGTGAACACACCGCCTTCCCTCACGCTTGGATGGAGGCAGCTTTGAAATCTGCAATCAGGGCTGCTACCAACATTAACAAAGAGTCCGCTAGATCTCGCCACGATGAGCTCTAG
- the LOC141760474 gene encoding L-amino-acid oxidase-like isoform X1 — protein sequence MDPHVVTWKLFAVSVLLLALYPSHAAAISLKDNLADCLEDRDYDKLLHIAEFGLPNINTSHHVVIVGAGMAGLTAAKLLQDAGHKVTILEANSRVGGRVETYRNDKEGWYAELGTMRIPSSHQIVRWYAEKLGVKLNEFIMDDPNTFYLVNGVLEKTETVQKDPDILKYNVTESEKGKSADKLLQQALQKVQDEVEANGCKAALEKYDRYSVQDYLKEEGGLSSEAVRMLGDLLNQQSLMYTALSEMVYHQADINDDVKYSEVTGGSDLLPKAFVDVLDELGVPILLNSTVKRISQSDKGVIVSYKKGQQSSLTYLTADIVLVTTTTKAALFMDFDPALPIKKMEALRATHYDSSTKILLTFSERFWEKDGIRGGKSITDGPSRYIYYPSHSFPTNKNIGVLLASYTWSDDSLLFLGASDEDLKELALRDLEKIHNNKTLTSLCTGVVVKKWSMDPYSLGAFALFTPYQHLKYAKELFRSEGRVHFAGEHTAFPHAWMEAALKSAIRAATNINKESARSRHDEL from the exons ttgctgtcagtgtgctgctcCTTGCGCTGTACCCCAGCCATGCTGCTGCGATCAGCCTGAAGGACAATCTGGCCGACTGTCTGGAGGATAGAGACTACGACAAGCTGTTACACATCGCGGAGTTCGGCCTGCCTAACATAAATACATCTCATCATGTTGTTATCGTTGGAGCTGGCATGGCTGGACTGACGGCTGCCAAGCTACTGCAAGACGCCGGACACAAG GTAACCATATTAGAGGCTAATAGTCGTGTTGGAGGACGAGTGGAGACCTACAGGAATGATAAAGAGGGCTGGTATGCTGAACTGGGAACCATGAGGATCCCAAGTTCTCACCA AATCGTCCGCTGGTATGCTGAAAAGCTGGGGGTCAAGCTGAATGAATTCATCATGGATGACCCCAACACCTTTTACTTGGTTAATGGGGTGCTGGAGAAGACGGAGACAGTGCAAAAAGACCCTGACATCCTGAAGTACAACGTGACGGAAAGTGAGAAAGGAAAATCAGCCGACAAGCTGCTACAACAAGCTTTGCAGAAG gtGCAAGATGAAGTGGAGGCCAATGGCTGCAAGGCTGCACTGGAAAAATATGACCGTTACTCTGTGCAG GATTATCTGAAAGAAGAAGGAGGCCTGAGTTCAGAAGCGGTGAGGATGCTCGGAGACCTGCTTAACCAACAGAGCCTCATGTACACAGCGCTGAGTGAGATGGTCTATCACCAGGCTGACATCAATGATGACGTGAA GTACTCTGAAGTGACTGGTGGGTCGGACCTGCTCCCCAAAGCTTTTGTCGATGTCCTCGATGAACTCGGTGTCCCTATTCTCCTCAACTCCACGGTCAAACGTATCAGCCAGTCAGATAAAGGTGTGATCGTATCGTACAAAAAAGGCCAACAGTCTTCTTTGACGTACCTTACCGCTGACATTGTCCTGGTAACAACCACAACCAAAGCAGCCCTTTTCATGGACTTTGATCCAGCTCTCCCCATTAAAAAGATGGAGGCACTGAGGGCTACCCACTACGACAGCTCCACTAAAATCCTCCTCACCTTCAGCGAGAGGTTCTGGGAGAAGGACGGCATCCGAGGAGGAAAAAGCATCACTGACGGGCCCTCTCGTTACATCTACTACCCCAGCCACAGTTTCCCAACTAATAAGAACATCGGCGTCCTCCTGGCTTCCTACACCTGGTCTGACGACTCCCTCCTCTTCTTAGGTGCGAGCGATGAAGACCTGAAAGAGTTAGCTCTGAGAGATTTAGAAAAGATCCACAACAACAAGACCCTCACGTCTCTCTGCACAGGAGTGGTGGTGAAGAAGTGGAGCATGGATCCTTACAGCTTGGGCGCCTTCGCTCTCTTCACACCGTACCAGCATTTAAAGTATGCTAAAGAGCTCTTCAGAAGTGAAGGCCGGGTTCACTTTGCTGGTGAACACACCGCCTTCCCTCACGCTTGGATGGAGGCAGCTTTGAAATCTGCAATCAGGGCTGCTACCAACATTAACAAAGAGTCCGCTAGATCTCGCCACGATGAGCTCTAG